The following nucleotide sequence is from Paenibacillus odorifer.
CGTAATCAGTGCGATGCTGGAAAAGCTTCCGATTGCTGAGGCCGTCAAACGCGGCAATGCGATCGGTGCGTTAGCCGTCATGTCGCCAGGCGATATGGACGGACTTCCCACCCGTGAGGAACTTGCGAAGTTTATGCAACAAGAAGTCTAATAATCGCAAAAGAGCAGCGATTCTCCGTTATTGGAGGAGCGCTGCTCTGCTTTTTGGGTCGCTGATTGGCTGCTATGGCTATGCTATTGCTATTGCTATTGCTATTGCTATTGCTATTGCTATTGCTATTGCTATGCTTCAGCAGTGTAATCACGTACCCCTGGGGCTTTCGGACCCAGAAGACGCTATTTGCGATTTTTTTACCTTTGCGGCGTAGTTTCGAACTCCAGTGACGCTATTCCTTATGAAAAAGGGCATTTAGCATGTTTTCCATGCCGATAACTGCGATGGGGTCCGATAGTACTCCAAATATGGGATTATACTGCTTATAAGATCAGCTGAGTCCGATAGCGACTTCCTGCGCGAAAATATTACTCAATCAAACCCAAGTTTAGTGTTTAGATAAAGTTAGGTCCAATAAAAGGGGGAGTGCTCAACAAGCTAAGAAATAGCTGCTGGGCACTCCCCTTTTTATAGTTCAAACTTATTTGTAAGACTTCACCGACTGCCCTTGCTGCAAGGTCGGCGGGAAACGATATGTAATTGGAACAGAAGCTCCCTTATCCTCGATACAAGAGAGTATAATCTTGGCAGCCTGCATCCCCATCTCGTAAGCAGGCTGTCGGATTGTCGTAATGACCGGATTATATATTTGCGCGAATTCCGCATCATCTATCCCGATGACCGACAACTGTTCTGGAATAGAGATGGCATTTCGATTCGCATATTTCAGAATCTCCGCTAGCGTGATGTCGTTCGTAGCAAGCAACGCGGTCGGCGGCTCCGGCAGTGCTAATAAGTGTTCCAGCCCCGAAGCTAATTCCTCTTTGGATACACTGCAAATATACTCCTCACGCAGCGTTATGCCCGCTTCTTCCATCGCTTTTTTGTAGCCACTAATCCGCTCTTTCCGAGGGGTAATCGCATGCTCCCCAATTGGGAGGGACACCAGAGCAATCCGCTCATGACCTTGCTGTATTAGCTGCCCTACGCCTATCTTTGCCGCCATTTCATTGTCCAGCAATAGACTCTGCGTGGTGATTCCATCTACCAGACGATCCATAAAGACTAGCGGAAAATCAGCCTCTATCAGCTTGCTATAGGCAGACGGGTTATTCCCTGTAGGAAAAATAATCAGCCCGTCCACCTGACGTGCGATTAAGGTTTCTACATACTTGCTTTCTTTCTCCGCATTCTCATCCGCGTTGCATATGATCACTTGGATTCCGTGATGCTGCAGCTCATTCTCAATCGCCCGGATACATTGGATTGACAGCGTATAGTCAATATTGGCTACGATGATCCCGACCATATGCGTCCGATTCTGCTTCAGACTGCGCGCCAGACCATTCGGCTGATAATTAAGCTCCTCAATTACTGCCTCAATCCGGTTTTTCGTCGCTTCACTCATATATTTAAAACGTTTGTTCAAAAATTGGGAGACCGTACTTTTCGAAACTCCCGCTTTTTGAGCCACATCATCAATCGTTAACTTCTTCATCGCTTCGGCTCCACTCTTCTCAAAAGAAAATACTTTATCAAAAAGTATAGCTTTTATTTAGTGATTTATCTACTAGGGAGTATTGTTCATATAATCCATATAAAGCTTATTTTGTTGCTCTTCGGATAAAAAAGCCCAATTCTCATCCAGCCACCCCAATCCAGCTTTCGTAAGAATATCCGCTTTACGTTGTTCCCCACCCACTTTATAATCCATAATTAATGTTTCTCCCTTAATCTCTTTAAAACCAATTGCTGTAGCAGGTGTTGGAATGCTCATGGTCTCCATATCATAAAGTACGGTTTTCTCTTTGTACTTTTTATCCCCTGCATATTCTAAGTAACTAAGTACGAGTTGTCCATGCTCCTTATCAACAGCGATTAATGACTTGTATTCTAAAAGTGTATTATCGAAGGATGCAAGCGCTATTGGAACTACAGATTCTCCCGCCGCTGCTTTTTTAACATTAAGCATTGAAAATTTAACATCCTCATACATTCCTACACCAAGAGTCATTTTGAAGGAAATTAACAGGACGTAATCGCCTGCCCCAAAAAATCCACTCAAATATTGATACGTACTTGCCCCTCCCCCATAAAGAGGAAAAGTATAAATCCTAGTAGCCGAAGAAGCCGTTAGCTCCGTCTGGTCCTTAGAGCTCAGGTAAAGAGTGAACGGTTCTGTAGGATGTGTGTACTTTGGCTTCTTGTAGTCAACCATCGGGGGTGGCGGCGACCAAAGAATTCCCGCTGTTGTCTCAACGGCATACGCTTTGCTCTTATCTCTGTTCATTGGCAAAGGCATGTAGTATTTCTTACCGCTAATCTCAAATTCTACTGGACTTGTCGGAGGCTCTAACGCTTTATCATTAGTTGCAGAACTAGAAGAAGGCAGTATGCCTGCGCCTTGTGACTGAACGGATGGCGAATGGATTGGCCCTGTGTTTTTCCATACACCCATAGGCAAGGTAAGCGCACCTATCAACAAAACCGTAGCCAGACTGGTTAGAAGCACATTTTTATTCATCCAATAACGTTTGTAACCTGAACTTTTATTCACAGCAGCCTGTTCGATCCGCATCATTAACTCAGGCGTGAAACCATCTTCAATGAAAGGTCTTTTGCCTGCTTCCGCATACCAATCCGTCTGCCCGATCATCACTGGATTACTATCATCCGCGTTGCGTTTCATTCCCTCTCCTCCTTCTGGATAGCCTCTTTAACCTTCTCTCTCGCCCGCGCGAGCCGAGATTTCACGGTTCCTTGTGCTACATTCAGCAAATCTGACATTTCGGCAATGGATAATCCATGTTGAATATCTAGCACAAGCACCTCTCTGTTCTTCTCTGGAAGGGTCATAATAATTTCCCAGATACGGTTCGCATACTGATTGCCGAGAGCTTCTTTTTCCGCAGAAGGAGCATTAACAGTAGTAGGTTGATCGCCCAAAGCTATGAATCTGCGCCAAAAGCTATTTTTACTCCAACTGAAGGCCGTATTTCTGGTAATTGTAAGCAGCCAGGTTTTCATCGAAGATTGACCCCGGTATTTCCCAACATTCTTATACGCCTTCAAAAATACTTCTTGGCTGATATCATTTGCCTGCTCTCGACTTCTAGTTAAGAAAAAAGCATAATTCCACACATCCGAGCCATGCGCCTCCATCATTTCCCGCAAACTCATTGCGGGCGCGTACGCTGCTGTATATGGTATATCTTCGCTTAGCATGTTTCGCCTCACCCCTTGCCTAATAAGACTTTCCAAACTTGAAAAAGTTCCCTCTAAAATAAAAAAATAGGTCATTCATTAAAAAACACCACCGATGAACGTTTTAAGCGTTCACTAGTGGTGTGCGGATATTTTAAAGAGAGCTGAATTTCTCCTCCAGCCGCCGTGCAAGCTCATCGTCCGGTAACGGATTACGATGCGTATTTTCCAGATAGATATGCTTTTCAGTCTCGGGCATCAAATATTCCTTATACCATAAAAACATATCCGGACTATCCCCCTGAATCCGCAAAAATTTGCGGGCTGTTTCTACATGATCTATAGTGTTGGCAATATTGGTCAACCAATCAGCCCGATAAAAATGCTTCCACTGACCGATCTCTACCCGTAAAAGAGCCTGCTGGCCCTCCTTATAATCCCAAACCGCATGTGAAGCTTCGATAAACGCCTCTGGAAATCGCTCTTCTTGGTAACACATATACGCCTGGCAAAGAGAGGATAACCCTCTGCACCCGCTCCAATGCAGCTCAATTTGAACTAGCAGTTGAACATGCAGCCTGTTTCGCTCTTTTTCGGGTAAAAGTTCCATCACCTCTAGGCACTGCTTTCGCAGCAGATACCAGACTAGTACAACTCGCTCAGCTCGATCCCTGAACCATCGAACCTGCTCTACAAAAGGAACATCCCCTGCGGCCCAGCACAGACGTTCATCGCTCTCCGTCTTATTTTGCAGCCAATGCCCTATAATCTGCCTTGCCGGATGATGATAGAATTCATCGCCTGCGCGGTCGTCAGCATTAGGACCATATACTATGGTGTTTTTGAAGTAGCTTTTGTACAATTGGGCAATTCGCCCCTGCTGCGCTGTGTAGAAACGGTTAACGAAGGTCTGAAGTTGTTCATCAGCATCTGCTGTTCCATCCATCCACAACTTTGCTGTCAGATCTAATGTATAGAGATGAGGCAAAATATTCCCTGAATTCACCAGCAGATATTCACTAGCCCCTGCCGCAAATGCACCCTGTAATTCCTCCACTATAAAGGACGGATCCGTAGGGAATTGTGTTAGATGATTGGAGGCCTGCAAATCGTGGAAGGTGACGTGGTAATATACCCCGTTTTTGCCTTGATCTCCTGCCTCGGGTAGAGCAGGCACGCGCAGATTCAGATGGCCATGTCGTCGCGACACCATTTTGCCGTATCCGTTATCCGCCCATATTTTAATAACACCTTCTGGAACTTCGATCTTTCCCTGTTTATACAGCTCCGCAATTTCTCCGTACATCGCCATACAGCACACAGGCTGGTCCACATATTCACAGATCATATCGTATTGCTTGCGAACCACAAATGAGATCAAATCGCCCCGTTTCTCCGGAGTATCAAAAGAGGGGTCATTCTCCCAAAATGGTTTATCGCCCTGTCCGCGGAAGGAGAGCACCCAGAGTGTTTTTTCATCTTTTTGCCGCTCGATGGCTTCTCTCCACAGCTGTTCAAACAATTCTGGATATTCTTTATAGCTAGCCTGCTTGCCCGGAAAAGCACGCAGGAACATTTGCGCGCCAAGCGGCTCCGCATGATGATGTGTGATCCACAGTCCCATATCTACCGCAAGCTGATGATGAACTCCGTCTCTCGGCAAATCCGTCCCCGGGATTACCATATTTCCACCACAGCGCAGCAGCGCTTCAAAAACAGGCTCCCATACCTCCGCCGTCGGAGGATAATCCTCCTTCCAGCCGATAAGACACACTTCATCATTCACGAACCAACCTCGGTAACGTACCTTTGGCTGAATGCTGTTGTAGTCAGAAACAGGCAGATTGATCGCATCTTTCTTAGCAGGAGGAAGCTCCGCCCAGAACCAGAAGGGATCGACACCAAGCACGTGGCGGCTGTAATGAAGCATCCCATAAATAATGCCCAATTCATCACGGCCGATAATATGCAGGACCCGATCCTCTTCACTACCTGCAAAATGCAAACAAAAACCCTCTGCCCATTCCGGGCAGCCATCATCCTGTGTTGCATAACGAATAATTACAGTAGCTGCTGCTCCTTGTAACGGAGCTTTTCCGAACACCTGCTCATGATCTCTGGCGATCATTCGCCAAGCATGTCCAATTGGATTACTACATTCCACTTGAACATCGTATACACTTTCCGCTGTGACTCTAAATTCTGCATATGTATTCACTATCGCTTCATCTCCTAATTCGCTACAAAACACGGAGGACATAAGCTTCTCACCACCGGGCTTTGAAACATAGTTTAAATAGGCATAGAGTTTACCAGAATCTTCTATCTCTATTATAAAGCGTTTACATAGATTGTGCATGCACGCGTAATAATTACTGGAGGAGGACGGCGGTTACTGGAGCTGGAGCTACTGCATTTGAGCAGTTGGTGCTAGACAGGACAACAGTTACGACAGTTACTGCAATAGAGCAGCTGGTGCTAGAAAGGGACTACAGTTACTGCATTAGAGCAGGTGCTAGAACAAATGGACTGGAATCATCAGCAAGTAATCGGAATTTGGGTGGAAGTTAACATCGTTACAACGATAATATGTAACAGAAGCGCTTTGGTATGTTCATATGGAGCGTTCTATTGCACTTTGTGCAACTAAAAAAGATCTTTCCAGCTCATAAAGTGATTTAGTTGCACTTCATGCAACTATTTCTGCTCAAAATTAGAGAAATAGGCATTTTTCCAGATTCCAAGTGTACAAAGTGCAACTAAATGAAGATCCAGCTAATTTAAAGTGCGATCTATTGCACAAAGTGCAACTAAACGAGTTTTTAGGTTCTATGGTGTCTATGGGGAAGAATGCAACGGAGGAGCTACATAGATTCTGCGATATTGATACATGATGACCTACTCTGCACTAACGCGACAGAAGGAGCTACTTGAGCTGTCTACTACCTAAATTAATTCGGATAGGAGCAACTTTGCCCGCTTACACAAACCGCAACAGTAGAAGTCCGTGTGCACTCACAATTCCCTCTTTCATACCCCAGCACTCAATCACATTACTCTACTACCTTCCTCTACTACCTTCCTTAATCCGCTCCCTCCGCCAACTTATGACGCACCATAATCCCGTCGGCCCGCACACGCATCTGAATCTCCCCCTGCTGATCCGTTCTAAAAATAGCAGCATGATTAACTTCCAAACGTTCCAATACCTCAGCTTTCGGATGACCATATAGATTATTTACTCCCGCAGAAATCACCGCAGCCGATGGATGCCAGAACTGCAGCCAAGACTCGCCTGTTGAAGTTTTGCTCCCATGGTGAGCTACTTTTAAAACGTCAATGGAAGGTCCTGCGTTAATACCCTTTTGCAGTGCTTGCTGCACAATCTCCTCCTCGGCTTCCAGATCCATATCTCCGGTAAATAGAAAATTTCTTCCGTTCATCTCTAAACGAAAAACTACAGAATCGTGGTTCTGATCCTCTAGCATTGGGATGCCATTCAGCATAGAAGAACCTGACGCTGCTCCCTCTCTATCTTGTTCCTCCGGCCATAAAAAGGACAGCTTTGTCTTATCATCCGGGGAAAGCCTCATTCCCTGATGCACGGCATACAGTTGAACATTGTTCTCCAGCGCAGTCCGCATCATCTCCATATAAGATTCACGGTCAGCGAGTGTGCCATTAAAAAGCAGTGCCGAAACCGGAATCGCCTCCATAACGGCTTGGAGTCCCCCGGCATGATCCTGATCCCCATGAGTCAAAATAATCGCGTCCAGACGGTGGATCCCACGTTTTTTAAGCAAGGGCACCAACACTTTAGCCCCTACCTCGAACGGGCTGCGGCGAATCCGCCATTCTTCTTTTTGCCCAAAATTTAACGTTCCTCCACCATCTACAAGGATATGAGCTCCTTTTGGTGTAGTGATGAGGATACTGTCGCCTTGCCCGATATCCAGATAACTAATCGTCCCTTTACCTTCCATTCTTTCTGACTGATAACCATTGTACAGCATTAGGCCCAGTCCAACCGCAGATAGTAGAACAATCGCTCCGCTCCAACGTACAAACATAGGCGCATCCAAAAAATACTGTGCGCTCCCCGCTCCCCCAAACCCGCCGTGCTTGTTCACAGCTAAACCAATCTCAGCTAACGGCCTCGTCTCATCCTCCATATACTGCGGTGTTGCGCGGGCTTCCATTCTTAGCTTGGCAGCATACAACAGCCCGTACAACAAGACATAATACACTCCGATCCACAGCAGTGAAGGCGAGCGCCAAATCAAAACTCCACCAGCAAAACCATTGATCCATTCAACCGCATAAAAAGTAACGTTATTCAGCAGCTCCGTAATATGTGCCAAAAAAATTGCAGCATCTCCCCACAATCGTCCAAGCAGTAGCGCCAGCGTTCCTAAAGGCAATACAATAAAAGTAATAAAGGGCACAAAAACCAGATTAGCCACTAAAGACAGCAGCGAAAATTGATTAAAATAATAGATCGTCAATGGAAATGAGACCAACTGGGCAACTAGAGTCACAGAGACGGCGCTTTTAAGCCAGCGTGGCAGTGCCCTCAGCAGAGGGTCCATAAGCGGAACGTAGACCATTAATCCTAAGGTCACCAGAAATGACAACTGGAAACTGACACTGAGCAGCATGTAAGGATTCCAAATCAGCATAACCAGTGCCGCTGCAGCCAAAATATTCAGTCCATCCTTCAGCATGCCAACTCGTGCAGCGAGCAATGCAATCATACTCATTAATCCCGCACGTACGATAGACGGACCCGCACCTGTCAAAAGGACGTATATGGGAACGAGCACTAAGGTGACTGTTAGCGTGGTCTCTTTTGTCATCCGTAAGCGCCTGAATATAAATAAAAGAACACCAACATACACTGCAACATGCATGCCTGAAATGGCGAGGATATGTGTCAACCCAAGTTGTGAGAACTGCTTAAAGGTATCCGGATCGAGATCATCCTGCATCCCAATCACCAAACCCTTCATATATCCAGAGTGGCGCTCTTGAAACAGCCGATCCGTCTCTGCTCCAAGAACTGCCCGCGCTTTATCATTCCAGCGTAAGATCATTAACGGACGCCATGAATCTGGAGCCGTTGCTTGCACGTTCTCTGCCCCCTGACCCTTTAGAAGCCAGTGGATCTTCTGCGTATGTAAATAGGTTCGATAATCAAACCCTCCGTAATTCCGCGCTGTCGCTGGCTCTTCAAGTACGCCGTTTAGCGACACCTGATCCCCTCTGTGCCACTCCGCGGCAATAGCGATTTCTTGCTCGGCAAGAAGTTTGATCTGCACCATAATTAACTCCCCATGCCCCCTTTTATCTTGTTCGTCCCGCGGATCAGGCGAAGCGGCCTCTTCCTCAGTAATCAACGATAACTCTGAGAGCTTCATCGTAAAATCAACCCGGTCCCCGTCCCGTTCCACAACGGAAATAATCGTCCCCTTAGCCTCCACGGCAGTCTCATTCAACTCCGAAAATAATTTCCCCAGCACTTCAGGCAGGTGACTTACATTGCGGCCTTCATTCCATTCCCAATATCCAGCGGATATAATAATCGCCAAACAAAATACCGCCAGCTGTTTCCAGCTCATGTTCACCCAAACTCTCATACTAACCAGTAACAATAGTAATCCAGCCCACGCCAACCACAAGCCAATCCCTGAGTATAAACACGCTGCTGCACTTCCAGTCACCCAACACACTGTAAAACTTAATAAGGGTCTCTCCTTCACGTCTCCATTCTCCTCCTTTCGCAAGATAAAAAAAGAACCTCTGCATACGCCATAAAGGCGTACGAGAGGTTCTTCCTCAAGTCATCTTATTCAATTAGGGTTGTACAATACAGCTAATCCGCTACTTTAATCATCGTTTCACTTGGTGGCTCATAATTTTCCAATTGGCGAAATACGATGCCTTTGGCAGCCATCATTGCTTCTACCTTTTCCATATCCTTACGGTAAGGACGATAATACACAATCTCCACAATACCGCTATTAGCCAGCATATTTGCACAGGTCCAGCAAGGCTCATCCGTCACATAGACGGTGCTGCCTTCCCGGTCAATCCGGTCTGTGAATAGCAAAAGATTCTGTTCCGCATGAATCGTGCGAATGCAGCGCTGTTTCTTCACCATAGTCTCTACGCCATCCACGATCTCCATCTCATATTGCTCCGAGAGCATACAACCTGCCTCTGAGCAATCAGGTACGCCCATTGGCGCCCCATTGTACGCGGTACCAAGCAGCTTTTTGCCTTGCACCAGCACAGCACCTACATGTCGTCGTGAGCAGCGTGAACGAGTTGAGACCATACAGGCAATGTCCATGAAATAAGTATCCCAGTCTTTACGATAGGCAGTAGTCATAATCAATCTCCATATCCTTCTAAATAGTTGTTAACTATTGTAGCACATCCCCGCAAGTTTTCACTAGGACAACGGTTGTGGCACTTCCAACGATCTTCATTTCCTATTTATCTTCAAAATATTACTAAAGCTTTTAACTTCTCCAGCATTTTAGGTCCTATCCCCTTTACCTTCCCCAGATCAGATAGGCTGCGAAAGGTCCCTACACGGTTGCGGTAATCCATAATTGCCTGAGCCTTCTTTTCTCCGATGCCCGGAAGATCCATCAGCTCCTTAACACCCGCAGTATTCACATTTACTTTACCTTCCTGTGAAGCTGCTGATGCGGAAAGCTCAGTCGCCTCCTTAGCCGCAACAGCTTTATCCCCTGCCGACGTTTGCTTCCCTGCAATGTTTGGCGTTTGAACTTCTGCCCCTGTTGGTGTTTGACCTTCTGCCGTTGGTGTTTGGCCCGCTCCTTTTGCTCGCTCCCCCGCAGCGGCTGCCGTAGCTTTTTCATCTGCCGAAGTTTGGACAGCTTGTTCTGCTTGTTCTGCTTGTTCTGCTTCTTCTGCTTCTTCTGCTTCTTCTGCTTGCGCAGCCTCCTTAACCTTCTCACCGTCTTCAACATTCCCAGCAGCTTCAGCCTGCCCTGCATCTTTCTCTAAATGTTGCTTATTTCCTTTCGTCTGATGACCTCCCTCACTGCCCCCAGCAGCTGGAGCGTCACCAGACTCAGCGATTCCAACAGCTTGCTCCATACCAACATTCAAAGTCTCCCACCCGGCAATCCCGGAATCGCCCTTGCTTCCCGCCGCCCAGAAT
It contains:
- a CDS encoding glycosyl hydrolase 115 family protein, giving the protein MNTYAEFRVTAESVYDVQVECSNPIGHAWRMIARDHEQVFGKAPLQGAAATVIIRYATQDDGCPEWAEGFCLHFAGSEEDRVLHIIGRDELGIIYGMLHYSRHVLGVDPFWFWAELPPAKKDAINLPVSDYNSIQPKVRYRGWFVNDEVCLIGWKEDYPPTAEVWEPVFEALLRCGGNMVIPGTDLPRDGVHHQLAVDMGLWITHHHAEPLGAQMFLRAFPGKQASYKEYPELFEQLWREAIERQKDEKTLWVLSFRGQGDKPFWENDPSFDTPEKRGDLISFVVRKQYDMICEYVDQPVCCMAMYGEIAELYKQGKIEVPEGVIKIWADNGYGKMVSRRHGHLNLRVPALPEAGDQGKNGVYYHVTFHDLQASNHLTQFPTDPSFIVEELQGAFAAGASEYLLVNSGNILPHLYTLDLTAKLWMDGTADADEQLQTFVNRFYTAQQGRIAQLYKSYFKNTIVYGPNADDRAGDEFYHHPARQIIGHWLQNKTESDERLCWAAGDVPFVEQVRWFRDRAERVVLVWYLLRKQCLEVMELLPEKERNRLHVQLLVQIELHWSGCRGLSSLCQAYMCYQEERFPEAFIEASHAVWDYKEGQQALLRVEIGQWKHFYRADWLTNIANTIDHVETARKFLRIQGDSPDMFLWYKEYLMPETEKHIYLENTHRNPLPDDELARRLEEKFSSL
- a CDS encoding ComEA family DNA-binding protein; translated protein: MNKGSIVLGVAAAVIGSGLFWAAGSKGDSGIAGWETLNVGMEQAVGIAESGDAPAAGGSEGGHQTKGNKQHLEKDAGQAEAAGNVEDGEKVKEAAQAEEAEEAEEAEQAEQAEQAVQTSADEKATAAAAGERAKGAGQTPTAEGQTPTGAEVQTPNIAGKQTSAGDKAVAAKEATELSASAASQEGKVNVNTAGVKELMDLPGIGEKKAQAIMDYRNRVGTFRSLSDLGKVKGIGPKMLEKLKALVIF
- a CDS encoding deoxycytidylate deaminase, with translation MTTAYRKDWDTYFMDIACMVSTRSRCSRRHVGAVLVQGKKLLGTAYNGAPMGVPDCSEAGCMLSEQYEMEIVDGVETMVKKQRCIRTIHAEQNLLLFTDRIDREGSTVYVTDEPCWTCANMLANSGIVEIVYYRPYRKDMEKVEAMMAAKGIVFRQLENYEPPSETMIKVAD
- a CDS encoding LacI family DNA-binding transcriptional regulator, with the protein product MKKLTIDDVAQKAGVSKSTVSQFLNKRFKYMSEATKNRIEAVIEELNYQPNGLARSLKQNRTHMVGIIVANIDYTLSIQCIRAIENELQHHGIQVIICNADENAEKESKYVETLIARQVDGLIIFPTGNNPSAYSKLIEADFPLVFMDRLVDGITTQSLLLDNEMAAKIGVGQLIQQGHERIALVSLPIGEHAITPRKERISGYKKAMEEAGITLREEYICSVSKEELASGLEHLLALPEPPTALLATNDITLAEILKYANRNAISIPEQLSVIGIDDAEFAQIYNPVITTIRQPAYEMGMQAAKIILSCIEDKGASVPITYRFPPTLQQGQSVKSYK
- a CDS encoding RNA polymerase sigma factor; the encoded protein is MLSEDIPYTAAYAPAMSLREMMEAHGSDVWNYAFFLTRSREQANDISQEVFLKAYKNVGKYRGQSSMKTWLLTITRNTAFSWSKNSFWRRFIALGDQPTTVNAPSAEKEALGNQYANRIWEIIMTLPEKNREVLVLDIQHGLSIAEMSDLLNVAQGTVKSRLARAREKVKEAIQKEERE
- a CDS encoding ComEC/Rec2 family competence protein, coding for MKERPLLSFTVCWVTGSAAACLYSGIGLWLAWAGLLLLLVSMRVWVNMSWKQLAVFCLAIIISAGYWEWNEGRNVSHLPEVLGKLFSELNETAVEAKGTIISVVERDGDRVDFTMKLSELSLITEEEAASPDPRDEQDKRGHGELIMVQIKLLAEQEIAIAAEWHRGDQVSLNGVLEEPATARNYGGFDYRTYLHTQKIHWLLKGQGAENVQATAPDSWRPLMILRWNDKARAVLGAETDRLFQERHSGYMKGLVIGMQDDLDPDTFKQFSQLGLTHILAISGMHVAVYVGVLLFIFRRLRMTKETTLTVTLVLVPIYVLLTGAGPSIVRAGLMSMIALLAARVGMLKDGLNILAAAALVMLIWNPYMLLSVSFQLSFLVTLGLMVYVPLMDPLLRALPRWLKSAVSVTLVAQLVSFPLTIYYFNQFSLLSLVANLVFVPFITFIVLPLGTLALLLGRLWGDAAIFLAHITELLNNVTFYAVEWINGFAGGVLIWRSPSLLWIGVYYVLLYGLLYAAKLRMEARATPQYMEDETRPLAEIGLAVNKHGGFGGAGSAQYFLDAPMFVRWSGAIVLLSAVGLGLMLYNGYQSERMEGKGTISYLDIGQGDSILITTPKGAHILVDGGGTLNFGQKEEWRIRRSPFEVGAKVLVPLLKKRGIHRLDAIILTHGDQDHAGGLQAVMEAIPVSALLFNGTLADRESYMEMMRTALENNVQLYAVHQGMRLSPDDKTKLSFLWPEEQDREGAASGSSMLNGIPMLEDQNHDSVVFRLEMNGRNFLFTGDMDLEAEEEIVQQALQKGINAGPSIDVLKVAHHGSKTSTGESWLQFWHPSAAVISAGVNNLYGHPKAEVLERLEVNHAAIFRTDQQGEIQMRVRADGIMVRHKLAEGAD